A genomic region of Acidobacteriota bacterium contains the following coding sequences:
- a CDS encoding ATP-binding protein codes for MNQQARELIAFDVQTDRILQILSSEIYDSPKAFLRENVQNAYDAILMRCTAQQLSIAERRIDVTVEKARLTVRDDGIGMTDEILRNNFWKAGSSGKTSDLAQRSGVIGTFGIGAMANFGVSTALRVETRHIDSDVTLVSSAKRADLRIAQNCIDLDRLTDNREPGTIVEADLDPSFSVGEPEAREYLRQYVRFLPVPVFLNGQLISQDHFQDALGNKAAGFTEISSRPVSRGEFVGTLRTFVNPQARVLARLDGITLGGNPLSGEVLFVQQGGQTLGFRNLFGLAPIPVSGAYEFGGFVNLNILHPTAGREALSRESIQHVANLVSLMEAEASRDLAETSAADQNQQFQQYILSQGLIQLAKNVALAILPAGDKEVLLGEVAEYEPFKAKHFYSGNDATILRRFASEQANLFHVSQTNPRRKLQLRYLKELSMIPEVPEQTIVDRIPSSQLTLDEAMFLVKLRGVLLDEYFMPDIDAALASISHGVAFHIEKKGDVLHISIARDIPAVRMVVESYKTAREVFHGFVVDFVRQQLYPDIRDHVPSSTRQGRDALYRRLKENEELFRYEQSEFGAIESLLADYLAGKTDLEQVLRSSGGRGAGQRQEVRKEQVGTVEEELPDIIGLPSEAPAVNKYEAAPPILRPNMTSAMKVLTVAAEHSKLNGFRMFLALSDRLAKSEGEFLREPHSTKLMWGSHRVIYVFTGATGDLSLYYDIKLKEPLEAQTTGGTMVPTTTIVTRDRVFVPVPKVLEPAFQITDGAKEFYVRFDTIP; via the coding sequence ATGAACCAGCAAGCCAGAGAACTCATCGCGTTTGATGTACAGACGGATCGAATCCTCCAGATTCTCTCCTCGGAAATCTACGACTCGCCGAAGGCGTTTCTGCGCGAGAACGTTCAGAACGCTTATGACGCGATCCTGATGCGCTGCACCGCTCAGCAACTGTCCATTGCGGAACGCAGAATCGACGTCACCGTCGAGAAGGCGCGGCTCACTGTCCGAGATGACGGCATTGGCATGACCGACGAGATCCTCAGAAATAACTTCTGGAAGGCAGGCTCAAGCGGGAAGACATCCGATCTGGCACAACGGTCAGGGGTCATAGGGACATTCGGCATTGGAGCGATGGCTAACTTCGGGGTTTCTACCGCCCTACGAGTCGAAACCCGCCACATTGATTCCGATGTCACGCTGGTCAGTTCGGCAAAGCGGGCGGACTTGCGCATCGCGCAGAATTGCATCGACCTTGACCGCCTGACTGATAACCGCGAGCCGGGAACGATCGTCGAGGCGGACCTGGATCCGTCCTTTTCCGTCGGTGAACCGGAGGCACGCGAGTATCTTAGGCAGTACGTGCGGTTCCTTCCGGTTCCCGTGTTTCTTAACGGCCAGTTGATCAGCCAGGACCATTTTCAGGACGCTCTTGGAAACAAGGCTGCCGGCTTCACGGAGATCTCATCAAGGCCAGTCTCCCGCGGTGAGTTCGTCGGTACGCTTCGGACATTCGTCAACCCGCAGGCGCGGGTGCTCGCGCGGCTCGACGGAATCACGCTAGGTGGCAATCCGCTGTCCGGAGAGGTCCTCTTCGTCCAGCAGGGCGGGCAGACCTTGGGCTTTCGCAACTTGTTCGGGCTTGCTCCGATTCCCGTCTCCGGCGCCTACGAGTTCGGCGGCTTCGTCAATCTCAACATTCTTCACCCGACGGCAGGTCGCGAAGCCCTCAGCCGCGAGAGCATCCAACACGTCGCAAATCTCGTCTCGCTGATGGAGGCCGAAGCGTCGAGGGACCTCGCCGAAACCTCGGCGGCAGATCAGAACCAGCAATTTCAGCAATACATCCTCTCGCAGGGACTTATCCAGCTCGCGAAGAATGTAGCGCTAGCCATCCTGCCCGCCGGCGATAAAGAGGTGTTGTTAGGCGAAGTCGCAGAGTATGAACCATTCAAGGCGAAGCACTTCTATTCCGGAAATGACGCAACCATCTTGCGACGTTTCGCGAGTGAACAGGCCAACCTGTTTCACGTGAGTCAAACGAACCCGAGGCGCAAGCTCCAGCTTCGCTATCTCAAGGAACTGTCAATGATCCCGGAGGTACCGGAGCAGACGATTGTCGATCGCATTCCCTCCAGTCAACTCACGTTAGATGAAGCGATGTTCTTGGTGAAGTTGCGTGGCGTGTTGCTAGATGAATATTTCATGCCGGACATTGATGCGGCTCTCGCGTCGATCAGCCACGGCGTAGCCTTTCACATCGAGAAGAAGGGCGATGTCCTGCACATCTCTATCGCCCGCGACATCCCGGCGGTGCGCATGGTTGTGGAATCGTACAAGACGGCGCGCGAGGTTTTTCATGGTTTTGTAGTGGACTTCGTCCGGCAACAGCTCTACCCGGACATTCGGGATCATGTTCCGTCTTCGACAAGACAGGGCCGTGACGCGTTGTACCGCCGCCTCAAGGAGAACGAGGAGTTGTTCCGGTATGAACAAAGCGAGTTCGGGGCAATTGAATCGCTTCTTGCGGACTACCTCGCCGGGAAGACGGACCTCGAGCAAGTCCTCAGATCGTCCGGGGGACGCGGCGCGGGACAGCGCCAGGAGGTGCGCAAGGAACAAGTCGGCACCGTCGAAGAGGAACTGCCGGACATCATTGGGTTGCCCAGCGAGGCTCCAGCCGTCAACAAGTACGAGGCCGCACCGCCCATTCTACGACCTAATATGACGAGTGCTATGAAGGTTCTGACGGTCGCGGCCGAGCACTCAAAGCTGAACGGATTCCGAATGTTTCTCGCGCTTTCCGACCGGCTGGCAAAGAGCGAGGGCGAGTTTCTGCGCGAACCGCACAGCACCAAGCTGATGTGGGGCTCCCACCGCGTGATTTACGTATTTACGGGCGCGACCGGCGATTTGAGTCTCTACTACGACATCAAGTTGAAAGAGCCGCTGGAAGCGCAGACCACCGGCGGAACGATGGTTCCGACAACGACCATCGTGACAAGAGACCGCGTCTTCGTTCCAGTGCCGAAAGTGCTTGAGCCGGCGTTCCAAATCACCGATGGCGCGAAGGAGTTCTACGTTCGCTTCGACACGATTCCGTAG
- a CDS encoding metallophosphoesterase: MKLSVLHISDLHRDPANPIRNDVLLESLENDRRRYAVEETPMARPPDLVIVSGDIIQGITPDARDPEKALRSQYQEALDYLGQLTDRFVGGDRNRVIVVPGNHDVSAYHFEKSLRRVDILPDRKKGLVTQLFSPGSPLRWSWSGFELYEIADQQLYEQRLGAFAEFYATFYGGARTYDIAPERQLDLFDFPGLDVTVVGFSSCHNNDLFNKQGAIHPSCIADAGMRLRHSSLNNRLRIAVWHHNAEGLPAHSDYMDPDLVQNLIDRGFSLGFHGHQHRPQFLETRFRHGTNRTITVISAGTLCGSASVRHGRSYNIVELDTETREGRLHVREMQNDNLSLPIWGRRALPPNTKTYCDFKFEPPPAPAVHRNENTAALIDAQRLYDLGDYREAADALAPLAALDDLARPLLLDSLLRLKDMPALIASFDPPTSVAEAIHVIDALWAEGRRDRLGEVLLLPLVVEATDLSVIEMRQKYSMRLTR; encoded by the coding sequence ATGAAGCTGAGCGTGCTCCATATCTCCGATTTGCATCGCGATCCGGCCAACCCGATCCGAAACGACGTGCTTCTGGAATCTCTTGAGAACGATCGCCGGCGATACGCCGTTGAAGAAACACCGATGGCGCGCCCCCCCGACCTCGTCATCGTCAGCGGGGACATCATTCAAGGCATCACTCCCGATGCGCGTGACCCGGAGAAGGCACTCCGGAGTCAGTACCAGGAGGCACTGGACTATCTGGGCCAGCTCACCGATCGTTTCGTCGGAGGAGACCGCAACCGCGTCATCGTCGTGCCCGGCAATCACGACGTGAGCGCCTATCACTTCGAGAAGAGCCTTCGGCGTGTTGACATCCTTCCAGATCGCAAGAAAGGCTTAGTGACGCAGCTCTTCTCGCCGGGCTCGCCGTTGCGCTGGTCCTGGTCTGGGTTCGAGCTTTACGAGATCGCCGATCAGCAGTTGTACGAGCAGCGGCTTGGCGCCTTCGCAGAGTTCTATGCGACGTTCTATGGCGGCGCGCGCACCTACGACATCGCCCCTGAACGACAGCTCGACTTATTCGATTTCCCTGGGCTCGACGTGACCGTGGTTGGCTTCTCGAGCTGCCACAACAATGATCTGTTTAACAAGCAAGGCGCCATTCACCCTAGCTGCATCGCGGACGCGGGAATGAGGCTACGGCATTCTTCGTTAAACAATCGGCTGCGCATCGCCGTCTGGCACCACAACGCCGAAGGGCTGCCGGCGCATTCCGACTACATGGACCCGGACTTGGTACAGAACCTCATCGATCGCGGGTTCAGTCTTGGCTTTCACGGCCACCAGCACCGGCCGCAGTTCCTCGAGACACGGTTCCGACACGGGACGAACCGAACAATTACGGTGATCAGTGCCGGCACGCTCTGCGGCAGCGCGTCTGTCCGACACGGCCGTTCCTATAACATCGTCGAACTTGACACTGAAACTAGGGAAGGCCGGCTTCACGTCCGCGAGATGCAGAATGACAACCTTAGCCTGCCCATCTGGGGTCGCCGCGCTCTCCCTCCGAACACCAAGACCTATTGCGACTTCAAGTTCGAGCCGCCGCCCGCGCCGGCCGTTCACCGCAACGAGAACACGGCGGCTCTGATCGATGCGCAGCGATTATACGACCTCGGGGATTACCGTGAGGCCGCAGATGCTCTCGCCCCGCTGGCTGCGCTGGATGACCTCGCGCGGCCCTTGTTACTCGACTCCCTCTTGAGACTGAAAGACATGCCGGCATTGATCGCCAGCTTCGATCCTCCGACAAGTGTGGCAGAGGCTATCCATGTCATTGATGCATTATGGGCGGAGGGACGCCGTGACCGCCTGGGCGAGGTGTTATTGCTTCCACTAGTCGTGGAGGCTACTGACCTCTCGGTCATTGAGATGCGACAGAAGTACTCGATGAGGCTGACGAGATGA
- the pglW gene encoding BREX system serine/threonine kinase PglW, with protein sequence MALSSTRWHVIAESRTPWEKEALDYLRERLPDREPVRVWSNFEFIADDGSINEVDALVLTATGFYLVEIKSRPGVIEGDAHTWSWHDSGRIVTADNPLLLANLKAKRLKSLLRRQRAFQRGHVPFLDPLIFCSAPDQRLRLQGAAALRVHLRDESSDHSRAGQPGIVGALTADRVAANDRGQSPARIDLQVARAVTQAMEQAGIRPANRTRRVGDYLLETLLAEGPAWQDWAATHVSLANLKRRVRLYRVPLGAPAELRQTIRRAAEREFQILQGINHPGILKALDFREDERGPALVFDHDPSARRLDLYIREQGATLSVADRLRLLREIAEIVRAAHEKRLVHRALSPQTVLVSALPNTLLPSRVQIFGWQTGGRDGSTTEGGAVSATAHPDALVEDATTVFMAPEAHLGVDTGEHLDVFSLGALAWFLFTGQPPADSLLSLTERLREGHGLRLSSAINGAGRQLEELVQFATAPSVASRLDSVADFLEYLDLAERELLPEQIERTIEPTEARAGDELPGGYKVVRRLGKGSTAVALLVLQENRELVLKVALTPEQNDRLQAEGDVLRQLRHQHIVELHGELEIAGRKALVLDRAGDKTLAERLRAEGRLHVELLLRLGEDLLQTVDWLEAKGIPHRDIKPDNLGVSPIGEGDRLELVLFDFSLSRTPADQIRAGTPPYLEPFLSLRRPARWDFHAERFATSITLYEMAAGTLPRWGDGQSDPALIDDEVTIDGELFDATLREPLTEFFRQALRRHPDERFHTAEEMLRAWRRVFQIAEKPVDTGAGAEDNSARLQALLAAATLDTTIAALGLGTRALNALDRLNVITVSDLLSTPTTSVWGMRGVGHKTRREIGELVKRLQERFPQAVVVPRAAVPDAGEAVASGPAAHSLDLIVPHLVPHRAGAKGAEERVLRLLLGLEPPHAPYESGGAWPTQTDVAREIGMSRARVSQLVARARSRWLKDPSVTALRTTIAAELERNGSVLTAGEVAEMLLLRRGSVQVDPTRSLHALAAGRAAVEAEQALGEPRYVVRRNGSVIFCAADDAWANYADRLGQMVDRLLASDVVVAPQRAMEVLGAYDPPEGEKPPTSARLMTLAAAASLTGAVSANRLELYRKGLDAARALKLASSALVGVDQLSVEAIGERVRSRYPEAQPLPDRPALDALLEEAGLPLRWAPEAAGGRGAYCGTRGRSGTSVPTSTFTPATAPRRGEGPVSAEEAEAKAFDERLRYLSRHGGFVALAVAARYARPAVERLVSEYGVERVSVDDRLIVAMREEAAEAGAEWCTVIATDAAGPGSPDWPLLVTLVKGAVERLERSFARPDGTLLIEHAGLLARYGQLGLLERLRDRAGRRDSGLHGAWVLVPSGQMPAVAGQTIPVITPGQWAAVPDLWARQKAS encoded by the coding sequence ATGGCACTTTCCTCAACTCGCTGGCACGTCATCGCCGAATCCCGCACTCCGTGGGAGAAGGAGGCGCTCGACTACCTGCGCGAGCGGCTGCCCGATCGCGAGCCGGTTCGGGTTTGGTCGAACTTCGAGTTCATCGCGGACGACGGCAGCATCAACGAGGTCGACGCGCTCGTACTGACGGCTACAGGGTTCTATCTCGTCGAAATCAAGAGCCGACCTGGCGTCATCGAAGGGGACGCCCATACCTGGTCCTGGCACGACAGCGGCCGCATCGTCACGGCCGACAATCCGCTCCTGCTTGCCAACCTCAAGGCCAAGCGGCTCAAGAGCTTGCTGCGTCGCCAGCGGGCCTTTCAGCGTGGGCACGTGCCGTTTCTCGATCCTCTGATCTTCTGCTCGGCTCCGGACCAACGGCTCAGGCTTCAAGGGGCGGCTGCGTTGCGGGTGCACCTGCGCGACGAGTCGTCGGACCACTCCAGGGCCGGACAGCCGGGAATCGTCGGCGCCTTGACGGCCGACCGTGTGGCGGCCAACGACCGGGGGCAGTCGCCGGCGCGCATCGACTTACAGGTGGCTCGCGCCGTCACGCAGGCGATGGAGCAGGCGGGCATCCGTCCTGCGAATCGTACGCGCCGGGTTGGCGACTACCTACTGGAGACGCTGCTTGCCGAGGGCCCTGCCTGGCAGGATTGGGCGGCCACTCACGTGTCGCTCGCCAACCTGAAGCGCCGCGTCCGACTGTATCGCGTTCCGCTTGGGGCGCCGGCCGAACTGCGGCAGACGATCCGGCGCGCCGCCGAGCGCGAGTTTCAGATCCTCCAAGGGATCAACCACCCAGGCATTCTCAAGGCCCTTGACTTCCGGGAAGACGAGCGCGGTCCGGCGCTTGTCTTCGACCACGACCCCTCGGCCAGGCGCCTCGACCTCTACATCCGCGAGCAGGGCGCCACGCTCTCAGTTGCCGACCGTCTTCGCCTACTTCGCGAAATCGCCGAGATTGTCCGGGCCGCCCACGAGAAGCGTCTCGTGCATCGCGCGCTGAGTCCGCAGACAGTCCTTGTTTCGGCGCTGCCGAACACACTGCTGCCAAGCCGCGTCCAGATATTCGGCTGGCAGACCGGTGGTCGCGATGGCAGCACCACCGAGGGCGGTGCCGTGAGCGCCACGGCGCATCCCGATGCCCTCGTGGAAGACGCAACCACAGTGTTCATGGCGCCGGAGGCCCACCTCGGCGTCGACACTGGCGAACATCTCGACGTCTTTTCCCTCGGCGCACTGGCCTGGTTCCTCTTCACAGGTCAGCCGCCCGCCGACTCGCTCCTCAGCCTCACCGAACGTCTTCGCGAGGGGCACGGCCTGCGGCTCTCATCAGCCATCAACGGCGCCGGCCGCCAGCTCGAGGAACTGGTTCAGTTCGCCACCGCACCATCGGTCGCGAGCCGCCTCGACTCGGTAGCCGATTTCCTGGAGTACCTGGACCTCGCTGAGCGCGAGTTACTGCCCGAGCAGATCGAGCGGACCATTGAGCCCACCGAAGCACGTGCAGGTGACGAGTTACCGGGCGGCTACAAGGTCGTCCGCCGTCTGGGCAAGGGCTCCACGGCAGTGGCCCTGCTGGTGTTGCAGGAGAACCGGGAGCTGGTGCTGAAGGTGGCGTTGACGCCGGAACAGAACGACCGGCTTCAAGCAGAAGGCGATGTCCTCCGCCAGCTTCGCCATCAGCACATCGTCGAACTCCATGGCGAGTTGGAGATTGCCGGCCGGAAGGCGCTCGTCCTCGACCGAGCGGGCGACAAGACGCTAGCGGAGCGGCTCCGCGCCGAAGGCCGACTGCACGTGGAGCTGTTATTGCGCCTCGGTGAGGATCTGCTGCAGACGGTGGACTGGCTAGAGGCCAAGGGGATCCCACATCGCGATATCAAGCCCGACAACCTCGGCGTCAGCCCAATTGGCGAAGGCGACCGTCTCGAGCTGGTGCTCTTCGACTTTTCGCTCTCGCGCACACCGGCCGATCAGATTCGGGCGGGCACCCCGCCCTATCTGGAGCCGTTTCTGTCGCTGCGCCGCCCCGCGCGGTGGGATTTCCACGCGGAGCGTTTTGCGACCTCGATCACGCTGTATGAGATGGCGGCCGGGACATTGCCCCGCTGGGGCGACGGTCAAAGCGATCCCGCCCTGATAGACGATGAGGTGACCATCGACGGGGAGCTGTTCGACGCCACGCTGCGCGAACCGCTCACCGAGTTCTTCCGACAGGCGCTGCGGCGACACCCGGACGAGCGCTTTCACACCGCCGAGGAGATGCTGCGCGCCTGGCGCCGTGTCTTCCAGATCGCCGAGAAGCCGGTGGACACCGGTGCTGGTGCCGAAGACAACAGCGCGAGACTTCAGGCGCTGCTTGCCGCGGCTACGCTCGATACCACCATCGCGGCTCTTGGCCTGGGGACGCGGGCGCTGAACGCCCTCGATCGGCTGAACGTCATCACAGTCAGTGATCTGCTCTCGACGCCGACGACCAGCGTCTGGGGGATGCGGGGCGTCGGGCACAAAACGCGGCGCGAGATTGGCGAGCTGGTGAAGCGGCTCCAGGAGCGTTTCCCGCAAGCGGTGGTCGTGCCGCGCGCGGCCGTGCCGGACGCCGGCGAGGCAGTTGCTTCTGGACCGGCGGCGCACAGCCTGGATCTGATCGTTCCACACCTCGTGCCTCACAGAGCCGGAGCGAAAGGCGCAGAGGAGCGAGTGCTGCGGCTGCTGCTAGGCCTCGAGCCACCGCACGCCCCCTACGAAAGTGGTGGCGCATGGCCGACACAGACGGACGTTGCACGCGAGATAGGCATGTCGCGCGCGCGTGTCAGCCAGCTTGTGGCCCGGGCTCGCTCACGGTGGCTCAAGGATCCATCCGTCACAGCGCTGAGAACGACGATAGCCGCGGAACTGGAGCGTAACGGATCTGTCCTCACCGCCGGCGAGGTGGCCGAGATGCTCCTGCTCCGCCGCGGCTCGGTGCAAGTGGATCCTACGCGAAGCCTGCACGCGCTTGCGGCTGGGCGGGCGGCAGTGGAGGCAGAGCAGGCGCTCGGTGAGCCGCGTTACGTGGTGCGGCGCAACGGGTCGGTTATTTTCTGCGCGGCGGACGACGCGTGGGCGAACTACGCAGACCGCCTTGGCCAGATGGTCGACCGCCTCCTTGCCTCCGATGTCGTAGTCGCGCCGCAGCGGGCAATGGAGGTTCTTGGCGCCTATGACCCACCGGAGGGCGAGAAGCCGCCGACTTCAGCCCGGCTGATGACGCTGGCGGCGGCCGCTTCTCTCACGGGCGCCGTTTCCGCAAACCGGTTGGAGCTGTATCGCAAGGGGCTCGACGCCGCCCGCGCCCTCAAGCTCGCGTCCAGTGCACTTGTTGGCGTGGACCAATTATCGGTGGAGGCGATCGGCGAGCGTGTGCGGAGCCGCTACCCGGAGGCGCAGCCCCTACCCGATCGGCCCGCGCTCGACGCGCTCCTCGAGGAAGCGGGCCTGCCATTGCGATGGGCACCAGAGGCAGCGGGCGGACGGGGTGCGTATTGCGGCACGCGCGGCCGATCCGGCACGTCGGTGCCAACGTCCACGTTCACACCTGCGACCGCCCCACGTCGCGGCGAGGGGCCGGTGTCGGCCGAAGAGGCCGAGGCCAAGGCGTTCGACGAACGTTTGCGCTACCTCTCCAGGCATGGCGGTTTTGTCGCCCTCGCCGTTGCTGCGCGCTATGCGCGTCCGGCCGTCGAGCGACTCGTCAGCGAGTATGGCGTGGAGCGAGTGAGCGTAGACGACCGGCTGATTGTCGCGATGCGGGAAGAGGCCGCGGAGGCAGGCGCAGAATGGTGCACGGTGATCGCGACCGACGCGGCAGGGCCTGGAAGTCCCGACTGGCCGCTTCTCGTCACGCTGGTGAAGGGGGCGGTGGAGCGGCTCGAACGGAGCTTTGCTCGGCCGGACGGCACGCTGCTCATCGAGCATGCCGGTCTGCTCGCGCGCTACGGCCAGCTTGGGCTGCTCGAGCGGCTGCGCGATCGCGCGGGCCGGCGCGACTCGGGACTGCACGGGGCGTGGGTGCTCGTTCCTTCCGGCCAGATGCCAGCCGTGGCTGGTCAGACTATTCCGGTGATCACGCCCGGGCAGTGGGCAGCAGTGCCAGACCTCTGGGCGCGCCAGAAGGCGTCGTAG